The sequence GCATGCCTTACGGAGCCAAGCAGTTCCATGTGCCGTGTCGCCGCCTATCTCGGCGCGGATGTCGCGCTCGAGGACATCATCATCAGACCCCGCCACTCGCTCCTGCAACAGAGCCAGGCGGCCACCGAGGCCAAGCTCGCCGTCCAGGGCGACGGTTTCGGCATCGCCTGGTACGCCGGCGACGAGCGGCCGGGCCTCTACCGCGACGTGCTGCCCGCCTGGTCGGACGGCAACCTCACCAGCCTCTGCCGGATGATCGCCTCGCGGCTCTTCCTCGCCCATGTCCGCGCCTCGACCGTCGGCGAGACCGCGCGCACCAACTGTCATCCCTTCGCCCACGGCCGCTGGTGCTTCATGCATAACGGCGAGATCGCCGACTTCGCCCGCATCCGTCGCGCGCTCGAGGCGCTGCTACCGGACACGCTCTATCTTTCGCGCCGGGGCACCACCGATTCCGAACTCTTCTTCCTGCTCGCCCTCG comes from Nisaea sediminum and encodes:
- a CDS encoding class II glutamine amidotransferase gives rise to the protein MCRVAAYLGADVALEDIIIRPRHSLLQQSQAATEAKLAVQGDGFGIAWYAGDERPGLYRDVLPAWSDGNLTSLCRMIASRLFLAHVRASTVGETARTNCHPFAHGRWCFMHNGEIADFARIRRALEALLPDTLYLSRRGTTDSELFFLLALAEGLDEDPPEAIRRTIARIEQVQGTVAHPNRLTCVFSNGSDIWGFRRSSDGLSPTLYVSESFATGGLTLASEPLDERGAHWCSVAEGQIVRLSAGGVSAAML